The Mercurialis annua linkage group LG8, ddMerAnnu1.2, whole genome shotgun sequence genome window below encodes:
- the LOC126661385 gene encoding uncharacterized protein LOC126661385: MTHDTTNYHSCFCQMKNLSETYMANRKKQKMLACVGTKSIPRIAHKMRNIPPPEENDELILPEYVRLFEKQKNKKNSNWVDDEAEKAYEKLLGLHNEQLEKHGVDNLSTPEAYTIILGHKSGYQRGIGQGPPPFTGVNAGEKYQCSDIVDENAINARIEAQVEQKIVEFSAKKEVKFDKRLRAELDAYSREKEVELRKKI; the protein is encoded by the exons ATGACTCATGATACCACTAATTATCATTCTTGTTTTTGTCAAATGAAGAATTTAAGCGAGACATATATGGCAAATAGGAAAAAGCAGAAGATGTTAGCATGTGTAGGAACAAAGTCTATTCCAAGAATCGCACATAAAATg CGCAACATTCCACCTCCAGAAGAAAATGATGAACTAATCCTACCAGAATATGTGAGACTttttgagaaacaaaaaaataaaaagaatagtAATTGGGTAGATGATGAAGCTGAAAAAGCATATGAAAAGCTCTTGGGTTTACATAACGAACAACTAGAAAAACATGGTGTAGATAACCTTTCAACACCAGAGGCTTACACGATCATTTTAGGTCATAAATCAGGGTATCAAAGAGGGATAGGCCAAGGACCTCCACCTTTTACAGGTGTAAATGCTGGTGAGAAATATCAGTGCAGTGACATTGTCGATGAAAATGCTATAAATGCTCGAATTGAGGCTCAAGTTGAACAAAAAATTGTTGAGTTTTCAGCTAAAAAAGAAGTAAAGTTCGATAAAAGGTTACGAGCTGAATTAGATGCATACTCTAGAGAAAAAGAAGTGGAACTTCGAAAGAAAATTTAA
- the LOC126661883 gene encoding uncharacterized protein LOC126661883 encodes MSHFRRFWRFCIKKPLPHSHPSKSAKFQQLHQQEAAAPPRWRSRSAPPTWRGADLLLLAPQVRSGFRRKFWRRCGGSSWGGGFRCAAFGGSLVADFTQMTVKVNSSSGLDDVLRSNEKNQVVKAKRGKTRGAKWKKKRDLEKTRVTIEIPPCLRRVVGPNAHQFITETSYIVKQYCPLNVPNWAAISEDRKKKLMDAVKVNFAFYFFLILLYLQKFVIILLDYSGNVYLPKRCLC; translated from the exons atgagtcattttcgCCGCTTTTGGCGTTTTTGTATCAAAAAGCCCCTCCCCCACTCTCACCCAAGCAA ATCTGCCAAATTTCAGCAGCTCCACCAACAAGAAGCTGCTGCTCCTCCACGttggaggagcagatctgctcctccaaCGTGgagaggagcagatctgctgcTCCTCGCTCCTCAGGTGAGGAGCGGTTTCCGGCGGAAATTTTGGCGGAGGTGCGGGGGGAGTTCATGGGGCGGCGGTTTCCG TTGTGCCGCTTTTGGTGGTTCTCTTGTTGCCGATTTCA CTCAAATGACTGTTAAAGTTAACTCATCCAGTGGACTAGATGATGTTTTAAGATCAAATGAGAAAAATCAAG TAGTAAAAGCTAAAAGAGGAAAGACTCGAGGTGCAAAGTGGAAGAAAAAGAGGGACTTAGAGAAAACAAGAGTGACAATAGAGATACCCCCATGCTTGCGGCGAGTTGTAGGACCAAATGCGCATCAATTCATTACCGAGACAAGCTATATTGTGAAGCAATATTGCCCGCTTAATGTTCCGAATTGGGCTGCGATAAGCGAGGATAGGAAGAAAAAACTCATGGATGCCGTTAAGGTCAATtttgcattttacttttttctAATATTGTTGTATTTACAGAAATTTGTAATCATTTTGTTGGATTATTCAGGGAATGTTTATCTTCCCAAAAGGTGCTTATGTTGA
- the LOC126660829 gene encoding pleiotropic drug resistance protein 2-like, with amino-acid sequence MTEPFFKDDLARSVRDELARSMRSSSTRSLGRNTSLSGSGRGWKSGSIREVWGNQGDAFRKSSPREDDEEELKWAAIERLPTYDRLRRGILKQVLDNGKVDYEEIDVTNLGMQDKKLIIESILQVVEQDNERFLQRLRERTDRVGIEIPKIEVRFEHLSVEGDAYVGTRALPTLVNAAMNTLEGILGLLRIFPSKKRAVKILHDVSGIVKPSRMTLLLGPPASGKTTLLQALSGKMDKDLRVTGRVSYCGHEMHEFVPQRTCAYISQHDLHHGEMTVRETLDFSGRCLGVGTGYDMLAELSRREKEAGIKPDSEIDAFMKATSISGQQGSLVTDYVLKILGLDICADIMVGDEMRRGISGGQKKRVTTGEMLVGPAKALFMDEISTGLDSSTTYQIVRFMRQMVHIMDVTMIISLLQPAPETYDLFDDIILLSEGQIVYQGPRDNVLEFFKSVGFKCPERKGVADFLQEVTSKKDQEQYWCRKDQTYKYVSASEFSQQFKSVHIGQKLSDELRVPFDRSSAHPAALEKEKYGISNMELFKACFAREWLLMKRSSFIYIFKTTQITIMSLIAMTVFLRTEMKAGSIESGGKFYGALFFSLINVMFNGMAEMAMTMFRLPVFFKQRDFLFYPAWAFALPIWVLRIPVSLLESGIWILLTYYTIGFAPAASRFFKQFLAFFTVHQMALSLFRFIAAVGRTEVVASTLGTFTLLVVFVLGGFIVSRDAIKPWMIWGYYVSPMMYGQNAIAINEFLDERWSTPINDSTFSQNTVGKVLLEMRGMYLEEHWYWISIAALVGFSLIFNIFFVWALAYLNPLGDSKSILLEDDQSKKKIASSTGQQTKSTEMTSLSTAQLYEGHDKAMGTTPDRPAAAVTEHSPTKRGMVLPFQPLSLAFDHVNYFVDMPAEMKNQGVEEERLQLLRNVSGAFRPGVLTALVGVSGAGKTTLMDVLAGRKTGGYVEGSISISGYPKNQETFARISGYCEQNDIHSPHVTVYESLLYSAWLRLSKEIKPTTRKMFVEEVMELVELIPLRDSIVGLPGVDGLSTEQRKRLTIAVELVANPSIIFMDEPTSGLDARAAAIVMRTVRNTVDTGRTVVCTIHQPSIDIFEAFDELLLMKRGGQVIYAGSLGRQSHKLIEYFEAVPGVSKITDGYNPATWMLEITSPAVETQLNVDFAEIYDNSKLYQRNQELIEELSTPAPGFKDLYFSTQYSQDFLTQCKACFLKQHWSYWKNPRYNAIRMFMTIAVGFIFGLIFWDKGQKTQEQQDLMNLLGAMYSAVMFLGATNTSSVMSIVAVERTVFYRERAAGMYSELPYAFAQVAIEAIYVAIQTLIYSLLLYSMIGFPWKAENLLWFYFFVFMCFMYFTLYGMMLVALTPGHQIAAIVMSFFLSFWNLFSGFLIPRTQIPIWWRWYYWASPTAWTIYGLITSQVGKITDGVEIPGKGLVPVNVFLKEALGFEYDFLGAVAAAHIGFVLLFLFVFAYGIKFLNFQRR; translated from the exons ATGACGGAGCCATTTTTTAAAGACGATCTAGCAAGATCAGTGAGAGATGAGCTAGCAAGATCGATGAGATCCTCAAGCACGAGATCATTAGGTAGAAATACGTCGTTATCAGGCAGCGGGAGAGGATGGAAATCCGGTAGCATTCGCGAAGTGTGGGGTAATCAAGGAGACGCGTTTCGAAAGAGTAGCCCGAGagaagatgatgaagaggaGCTGAAATGGGCTGCAATAGAAAGATTGCCAACTTATGATAGATTAAGGAGAGGGATTCTAAAGCAGGTTTTGGATAATGGAAAAGTTGACTATGAAGAGATCGACGTTACGAATCTTGGCATGCAAGATAAGAAACTAATCATTGAAAGTATACTTCAAGTTgttgaacaagataatgaaagGTTTCTTCAAAGGCTTAGAGAAAGAACTGATAG GGTTGGAATTGAGATTCCTAAGATTGAAGTTCGGTTCGAGCATTTGTCGGTAGAAGGAGATGCATATGTAGGAACCAGAGCACTTCCTACTCTAGTGAATGCTGCCATGAACACCTTAGAG GGAATTCTTGGCTTACTCAGAATCTTTCCATCTAAGAAAAGGGCTGTGAAGATACTTCATGATGTGAGTGGGATAGTGAAACCATCAAG AATGACACTGCTGCTTGGACCTCCAGCATCAGGAAAAACTACATTGCTGCAGGCACTATCCGGAAAGATGGACAAGGATCTAAGG GTGACAGGAAGAGTGAGTTACTGCGGTCATGAAATGCATGAGTTTGTTCCTCAAAGAACATGTGCTTATATCAGCCAGCATGATCTTCACCATGGTGAGATGACAGTGAGAGAGACACTGGACTTCTCGGGGCGTTGCTTGGGTGTCGGAACGGGATATGATATGTTGGCAGAGTTATcaagaagagaaaaagaagcAGGAATCAAGCCTGATTCTGAGATTGATGCATTCATGAAAGCTACATCCATTTCAGGCCAACAAGGCAGTTTAGTTACTGATTATGTGCTCAAGATTCTTGGATTAGACATCTGTGCTGATATTATGGTGGGAGATGAAATGAGAAGAGGCATCTCTGGTGGACAAAAGAAGCGTGTTACTACTG GAGAAATGCTGGTCGGTCCTGCAAAAGCCCTATTCATGGATGAAATATCAACTGGTCTAGACAGTTCAACTACTTATCAAATTGTGAGGTTTATGAGGCAAATGGTTCATATAATGGATGTGACCATGATAATTTCTCTTCTACAACCTGCCCCTGAAACTTATGATCTCTTTGATGACATTATCTTACTTTCCGAGGGTCAGATTGTGTACCAAGGTCCGCGGGACAATGTTCTCGAGTTCTTCAAAAGTGTTGGCTTCAAATGCCCTGAAAGAAAAGGCGTTGCGGATTTCTTGCAAGAAGTAACTTCCAAGAAGGATCAAGAACAGTACTGGTGCAGAAAAGATCAAACCTACAAATACGTCTCAGCATCCGAGTTTTCGCAGCAGTTTAAGTCAGTCCACATAGGGCAAAAGCTCTCTGACGAGCTTCGAGTTCCATTTGATAGATCCAGTGCTCATCCAGCTGCActagaaaaagaaaagtatGGAATTTCCAATATGGAACTCTTTAAAGCATGCTTTGCAAGAGAGTGGCTATTGATGAAACGGAGCTcttttatttacatatttaagaCAACACAGATTACTATCATGTCATTGATTGCAATGACAGTGTTCTTAAGAACCGAAATGAAAGCAGGAAGTATAGAAAGTGGAGGAAAATTCTATGGTGCATTGTTCTTTAGTCTCATCAATGTTATGTTCAATGGGATGGCAGAGATGGCAATGACTATGTTCAGGCTTCCTGTCTTCTTTAAGCAGAGAGATTTCTTGTTCTATCCTGCTTGGGCGTTTGCGTTGCCGATCTGGGTGCTTAGGATCCCTGTCTCCTTATTGGAGTCAGGAATATGGATACTCCTGACATATTATACTATCGGATTCGCTCCAGCTGCCAGCAG gtttttcaaacaatttctaGCATTCTTCACTGTGCATCAGATGGCTCTGTCGCTCTTCCGGTTCATTGCTGCAGTTGGAAGAACAGAAGTTGTGGCTAGCACACTCGGAACCTTCACCTTGCTCGTGGTTTTCGTCCTTGGTGGTTTCATTGTTTCCAGAG ATGCTATTAAGCCATGGATGATCTGGGGCTACTATGTTTCTCCTATGATGTACGGGCAGAACGCGATAGCCATCAATGAATTTCTTGATGAAAGATGGAGTACT CCCATAAACGACTCCACATTTTCGCAAAACACAGTCGGGAAGGTCCTTCTTGAAATGAGAGGAATGTATTTGGAAGAACATTGGTATTGGATTTCTATTGCAGCACTTGTTGGTTTTTCTCTGATTTTCAACATCTTCTTCGTATGGGCGCTGGCATACTTGAATC CTTTGGGAGATTCTAAATCCATTCTTCTTGAGGATGATCAGAGCAAGAAGAAAATTGCTTCCTCTACCGGACAGCAAACTAAGTCCACTGAAATGACTTCTTTATCGACCGCCCAATTATATGAAG GTCATGATAAAGCAATGGGGACTACTCCTGATAGACCAGCTGCTGCTGTCACAGAGCATTCGCCAACGAAACGAGGAATGGTGCTGCCTTTCCAGCCATTGTCACTAGCATTTGATCATGTCAATTACTTTGTTGATATGCCTGCA GAAATGAAAAACCAAGGTGTTGAAGAGGAGCGCCTGCAGCTTCTGCGCAATGTTAGTGGTGCTTTCCGACCAGGTGTCCTGACAGCATTGGTTGGTGTAAGTGGTGCCGGAAAGACTACTCTGATGGATGTGTTAGCTGGAAGAAAAACTGGAGGATATGTTGAAGGAAGTATCAGCATTTCTGGCTACCCGAAGAACCAAGAAACGTTTGCTCGAATTAGTGGTTATTGTGAGCAGAATGATATCCATTCTCCACATGTTACTGTGTATGAATCCCTTCTCTATTCTGCCTGGTTGCGTCTTTCCAAGGAAATCAAGCCCACAACTCGAAAG ATGTTTGTTGAGGAGGTGATGGAGTTAGTTGAGTTGATCCCTCTCAGGGATTCTATAGTAGGCCTTCCAGGAGTTGATGGTTTGTCAACTGAACAGCGAAAACGACTCACTATAGCTGTTGAATTGGTTGCTAATCCCTCCATTATCTTCATGGATGAACCAACATCTGGCCTTGATGCTAGAGCTGCAGCTATTGTTATGCGTACAGTACGAAATACAGTCGATACAGGCCGAACTGTTGTCTGCACAATTCACCAGCCGAGCATTGACATTTTTGAAGCTTTCGATGAG CTTTTACTGATGAAGAGAGGAGGGCAGGTGATTTATGCAGGATCTCTCGGTCGCCAATCTCACAAACTTATAGAATACTTTGAA GCGGTTCCAGGCGTTTCGAAGATTACGGATGGTTATAATCCTGCTACATGGATGCTAGAAATCACTTCTCCAGCAGTAGAGACTCAACTTAATGTAGATTTTGCAGAAATATATGACAATTCTAAGCTCTACCA GAGGAATCAGGAACTTATTGAAGAACTAAGCACTCCAGCGCCGGGATTTAAGGACTTGTATTTCTCAACACAGTACTCTCAGGATTTCTTAACTCAATGCAAAGCATGCTTCCTGAAACAACATTGGTCATATTGGAAGAATCCAAGATATAATGCAATTCGAATGTTCATGACAATAGCAGTCGGTTTCATATTCGGACTTATTTTCTGGGACAAAGGCCAGAAGAC GCAGGAGCAACAAGATTTAATGAATCTGCTTGGAGCAATGTATTCAGCTGTCATGTTCCTTGGAGCCACCAATACTTCGTCTGTAATGTCGATAGTAGCTGTAGAACGAACAGTGTTCTACCGCGAAAGAGCAGCCGGAATGTACTCAGAGTTGCCTTATGCATTTGCTCAG GTAGCAATAGAGGCAATATATGTAGCAATTCAGACACTGATCTACAGTCTATTACTATACTCAATGATTGGATTTCCATGGAAAGCCGAAAACTTATTATGGTTCTACTTCTTCGTATTCATGTGCTTTATGTACTTCACATTGTACGGAATGATGCTCGTGGCTCTGACTCCAGGCCATCAAATTGCTGCCATTGTTATGTCATTCTTCCTCAGCTTCTGGAACCTCTTTTCCGGCTTCCTCATCCCTCGGACG CAAATACCAATATGGTGGAGATGGTACTACTGGGCATCACCAACAGCATGGACAATATATGGTCTGATAACATCTCAAGTGGGGAAAATAACGGACGGGGTAGAGATACCTGGCAAAGGTTTAGTTCCAGTGAATGTGTTCCTGAAAGAAGCCTTAGGATTTGAATATGACTTTCTTGGAGCAGTTGCTGCTGCCCACATTGGTTTTGTTCTGCTTTTCTTGTTCGTCTTTGCTTACGGAATCAAGTTCTTGAACTTCCAGAGAAGATAG